GGCACGTCGTCCCCGGCGACCCCGTTGATGGAGGCGACGGACTCGAGGATGACGCTCAGCTGGGGCGCCAGGTGGTCGAGCTCGGCGTCGGAGAGGTCGATGCGGGCGAGGGTGGCCAGGTGGGCCACCTCCTCGCGAGTGATCTCGGGCATGGGGCCAATCCTAGGGAGGTTCGCGGCGCGGCTCCGCCCGGGTCTCCTGCGGGGACCCGGGCGGAGTCGGCGTACGCCGCTCCGGTGCGGTGACGCGGCACCGGCGGCTCAGCAGCTGGAGCGCTTCTCGGCCGACTTGCAGGTGTCGTTGCCGCCGCGACCGCGGACGATGTCGAAGCCGTTGCCGCCCTCGAGGCGGTCGGGCTCGTCGGAGCCGGTCAGCACGTCGGCGCCGCCGCGGCCGTAGATCATCGCGCGGTAGTCGGGGTGCGCGGTGATGACCTCGGACTCGTTGCTGCCCTTGAAGACCGACAGCGCCCGCGCCGGCAGGATCACGTCGCTGAAGCCGTTGATGACTCCCTCGATCGTGTAGGGGAGGTCGCGGATGGTGGTCTTCCTCACCTGGTCGATGCGCACCGTGGGCTTGATCGCGAGGTTCGAGTTGGGCAGCAGGCGCAGCTTGTCCTGGCCGCCGTAGCCCTTGGCGACGAAGCCGGACTCCCCCGGGATCGGGAAGGTGATCGTGTCGAGCCCGCTCCCGCCGCGCATCACCTGGCGCAGCTGGGAGGCGGACGTGAGGGTGTCGTTGCCGCTGCCGCCGACGAACTGGTCGTTGCCCAGCGTGCCGCTGAGGTCGTCGTCGCCGGCGTCACCGTAGAGGCGGTCGTTGCCGGTGGCCCCGGAGGCGTCCGCCGCGATGGTGTCGTCCCCACCGCGTCCGAAGACCGTGTCGTCGCCGCCGCGGACGAAGATCGCGTCGTCGGAGTTGGTGCCCTTGATCGTGTCGCCCAGCGCGGTGCCGACGACGCGTACACCGTCGTCGTAGCCGGTGACGGTGTCGTTTCCGTCGGCGGCCACCGGGACGGTGCCGGCAGCCCGGAAGTCGACCACGACCGGGGCAGGAGCCTGGGCGTAGGACACCCCGTCGAGGACCACGCGGGTGCCGTCGGAGGCGGCTCGCGGGTCGTAACCGAGGTCGATGGTGTCGTCGCCGGCGCCGCCGGTGATCGTGTCGCCCTTCTTCAGCACCCGGCCGAACTGGTCGATGCGCAGCGAGTCGGTCTCGCCGAAGAGGCGGTCGTCGCCGTCGCCCCCGGCGACCGTGTCCGCGCCGTCGCCCGCGCAGATCACGTCGTTGCCCCCGATGCCGCGGATGGTGTCGTTGCCTCCGCGGGCGACGATCACGTCGCGCCGCGCCGTACCGGTGAGGACGTTGGCCTTGTTGTTGCCCACGATGGTCGCCCTGAGGCCACCGCAGCTGACGGCCGCCGCCTGTGCGGTCGGGACGACCGCGAGCGGTGCGGCGAGGCCGGCCGTGGCGACGAGGGCCGGGACGAGTGATCGGACGATGCGCATGCTGACTCCCAGGGTTCGGATCGTTCAGGGCCTCCTGACCGCAAACGGTGCGTCCCAAACCTCGCCCGGTCCCCGGATCCGGGTCCGGGGGTCACTCCAGGCCCGCGGGCCCCTTCTCCAGCAGGACCGTGAACTGCTCCTCGTCGAGCACCGGGACCCCGAGCTGCTCGGCCTTGTCGGCCTTGGACCCGGCGTTCTCGCCCACCACGACGTAGTCGGTCTTCTTCGAGACCGACCCTGCTGCCTTGCCACCGCGGCTGATGATCGCTTCCTTGACCGAGTCGCGCGTGAACTGCTGGAGCGAGCCGGTGGCGACGACGGTCAGGCCCTCGAGCGTGCGGGGCACGGACTCGTCGCGCTGGTCGGCCATCGAGACACCCGCAGCGGCCCAGGCGTCGACGATCGCGTTGTGCCACTCGGCGTTGTCGCCGACCTCCTCGGACTCGGCGTCACCGACGCTCGCCCCGTGGAACCACTCGCGCACCGATGCCGCGATGGTCGGTCCGACACCGTCGGTGGCGGCCAACGCCTCCTCCGAGGCCTCGCGGATCGCGGTCATCGAGCCGAACTCGGTGGCCAGCGCCCGGGCCGCCGTCGGCCCGACGTGGCGGATCGAGAGCGCCACCAGCACCCGCCACAGCGGCACCGCGGCCCTGCGCTCGCGGAGGTTGGCCAGCAGGCGTGCGCCGTTGGCCGACAGCTGCGGCCCCTCCTCGCCCTTCTTCGGCGCCCGGGTGAAGAGCGGCGCCCTGAGCAGGGCCGCCTCGTCGAGGTCGAACAGGTCGCCCTCGTTCGTGATCACGCCGGCGTCGAGCAGCGCGACCGCCGCCTCGTAGCCGAGGCCCTCGATGTCGAAGGCACCCCGCCCGGCGACGTGGAAGACCCGCTCGCGCACCTGGGCGGGGCACTTCTCGTGGTTGGGGCAGCGGAGGTCCTTGTCGCCCTCCTTCTGCTGTGCCAGCGGCGTGCGGCACGCAGGGCACCTCGTGGGCATCCGCCACGGCCTGAGCCCCTTCGGGCGCAGTGCCAGCACCGGTCCGAGGATCTCGGGGATCACGTCGCCGGCCTTGCGCAGGATGACGGTGTCGCCGGGGCGCACGTCCTTGCGCTTGACCTCGTGGGCGTTGTGGAGGGTGGCGTTCTCGACGGTGGAGCCCGCCACCTTCGTGGGCTCCATGACGCCGTAGGGGGTGACGCGCCCGGTGCGGCCGACGTTGACCTCGATCGACCTGAGGAGCGTGTTGACCTCCTCGGGCGGGTACTTGAAGGCGATCGCCCATCGCGGCGCGCGGCTGGTGGAACCGAGCCTCCGCTGCAGCGAGACGTCGTCGACCTTCACGACCAGGCCGTCGATCTCGTGCCCGACGATGGTGTGGCGGTGCTCGCCGACGTGGGTGATGAACTCCTCCACCTCCGCCAGCGTGGACACCACCCGGACCTGCTCCGAGGTCGGCAGCCCCCACGCCTGCAGGGCGTCGTACGCCGCGCTCTGCGCCGTCGGCTCGAAGCCCTCGCGCGCGCCGATGCCGTGGCAGACCATGCCGAGGTCGCGCGTCGCGGTCACGCGCGGGTCCTTCTGGCGCAGGGATCCGGCGGCGGCGTTGCGGGGGTTGGCGAACATCGGCTTGCCAGCCTCGACCATTGCGGCGTTGAGCCGCTCGAAGGCGTCGATGGGCAGGAAGACCTCTCCCCTGACCTCGACGAGCGCGGGCACGGGGTGCTCGTCGCTGCCGGAGAGGCGGTGCGGAACCGAGGCGATCGTCTTGACGTTGGGCGTCACGTCCTCCCCCGTACGCCCGTCGCCGCGGGTGAGCGCGCGCACGAGGCGGCCCTGCTCGTAGAGGAGGTTGATCGCCAGGCCGTCGACCTTGAGCTCGCACAGCAGGGCCGGGGCGTCGATGCCCTCGCGGAGGATGCGGGCGTGCCACGCGCCGAGCTCGTCGAAGGAGAAGGCGTTGTCGAGGGACTCCATGCGCTGGAGGTGGTCGACCGCGGTGAACTCCGTCGAGACCGCTCCCCCGACCTTCTGGGTCGGCGAGTCGGGGGTGCGCAGCTCGGGGTAGTCGTCCTCGAGCGCCTCGAGCTCACGCAGGCGCGCGTCGAAGTCGGCGTCGGACAGCGTCGGGTCGTCGAGGACGTAGTAGCGCCAGCGGGCGTCGTCGACCTGCTCGCTGAGCTCGCGGTGGCGCTCCAGCGCCTCGGGAGGAGCAGAGGCGACAGCGGCGTCGCGGGCGGCTGCGTCGGACGTGCTCATGGGCACAGTCTGCCCGTCGCCACCGACATCCGGGACGAGGCTCGGACCGTGCGGGTCCGGCCGTGGTCTGGACCGGACGTAACTGCCACGTTCCATCGGGAATGGACGGGGCGACAGCGCGGTTGGAGCGAAACGGAACCGTTCCGTTTCATCCAACACTGCCCGGAGGTCCGCGTGACCCCAGTCGAGACCGGCACCCGCCCCCGCGTGGCGGGCGAGCGCGAGATGGAGATCCTCGAGGCGACCCTCGAGGTGCTCGACGAGGTCGGCTACGACCTGTTGACCATGGACGCGGTCGCCGCCCGGGCGAAGGCGTCGAAGGCCACGCTCTACCGCCGGTGGAAGGGCAAGCCCGAGCTCGTCGTGGCCGCGATCATGGCCCACAAGGGCGAGACCGTCGTGCCCGACACCGGGAGCCTGCGTGGCGACCTGCTCGCCGCCTACTGCGGCAGCGGGGGCCTCAACGACCCGCTCGCGAAGTCCGTGCTGTCCGCGGTCGTGATCGCGATGGGCCGCGACCCGGAGTTCGCCGAGGTCTACCGGCGCGACTTCATCGGCCCCAAGATCGCGGTCTCCCGCGCGATCTACGACCGCGCCCGCGCTCGTGGCGAGGTCCACCCGGACGTCGACCTCGACGTCCTCGCCCCGGCGCTGGCGGGCATCGTCCTGCACCGGGCGTTCCTGCTCGGCGAGGCGGTGACCCCCGACCTGGTGGAACGGATCCTCGACCAGGTCGTCCTTCCCGCCGCACTCCACGGCCCGGCGTCCGCGCCCCGCCCCACTGTCTGACCCCTCTGCTGCACTCGTACCCGACCCGCTCCGAAGGACTCCCCATGACCGACCTCGCTCCCGTTGCCGACGAGGTGACTCCCGAGCAGCACAAGCGCCTGCGCTGGGCGCTCGTGCTCATCTCGCTCGCCCAGCTGATGGTGGTGCTCGACTCCACCATCGCCAACATCGCGCTCCCCTTCATCGGCGCCGACCTCGACATCGACCAGGCCAACCTGTCGTGGATCGTCACCGGCTACGCCCTCACCTTCGGCGGCTTCCTGCTGCTCGGCGGGCGCCTGGCCGACCTCTACGGCCGCCGCCGGATCTTCATCGTCGGCGTCCTGGTCTTCGCCGTCGCCTCGCTCATCGGCGGCTTCGCCTACAACGAGGTCATGCTGCTCTCCGCGCGAGCCCTGCAGGGCATCGGCGCCGCCATGGCCTCCCCCGCCGCGCTCGCCCTGATCACCACGACGTTCCCCGCCGGCCGCGAGCGCAACCGCGCCTTCGCCGTGTACGCCGCCATGGCGGGCGTCGGCGCCGCCGTCGGCCTGATCCTGGGTGGCTGGCTGACCGGCCTCGACCCGATCCTCGGCCTCGAGGGCTGGCGCTACACCTTCCTCATCGTCGTGCCGATCGGCCTGGCCGCCGCCTTCTTCGCGCCGCGCTTCTTCGACGAGTCCGAGCCGCACACCGGCTGGCTGGACGTCCCGGGCGCCATCACCGGCACGGGCGGCCTGCTCGCCATCGTCTACGGCCTCTCGCGTGCCGGCGACGAGCGCTACGGCTGGGACGACACCACCACCATCGCCAGCCTCGTCGTGGGAGTCGCGCTGCTCGGGCTCTTCCTCCTGGTCGAGTCCCGCGTCCAGCACCCGCTCATGCCGTTCCGGATCTTCCGGAGCAAGAACCGTGCCGCCGCGTTCGCCGTGATGATGATCGTCCCGGCCGCGATGTTCGCGATGTTCTTCTTCCTCTCGCTCTTCATCCAGCTCGTGGTCGGCTACAGCCCGCTCCAGACGGGCGTGGCGTTCCTGCCGTTCTCGATCGCGATGATCATCTCGGCGACGACAGCCTCCAAGCTGATCGGCTTCGTCGACCCGCGCTACCTCTCCGGCGTCGGCACCCTCCTCTCGGGCGCCGCCCTCTACGGCTTCAGCCGGATCACCGTCCCCGAGGACCCGTCCTCGATCCTCGCGTCGATGCCGACCGCCCTGGGCGGACAGGGCGTGGCCCTGGGAGACGGCGTCAACTACTGGACCCAGATCCTGCCGTTCATCGTGCTGATGGCCTTCGGCATGGGGCTCAACTTCGTGCCGCTGACCCTGGTCGCGGTGCACCACCTCCGTGCCCAGGACACCGGCATCGGCTCCGGCGTGCTCAACACGATGCAGCAGGTCGGCGGTGCGCTCGGCCTGGCGACCCTGAGCACGGTGTCGCTGCACTTCGCCCAGACCCGCGCCGACGACATCGCACCGTCGATCGCCGCGGCCGCGCCGGACCTCGACCCCGCCGCGCTCGGCCAGCTGGCCTCGCTGGGCGCGTTCACCGAGGGCGCGACGATGGCCTTCTTCGTCGGCGCCCTGATGATGCTCGCCGCCTCGGCGATCGTGTGGCTGTTCCTCGACGTCAAGCACGAGGAGCTCGCCACCGAGGCTGCCCCCGAGGGCGTCGGCGTCCACTGAGCAGTGCTCGGCCCGCCCATCCGAACCCGCCACCGCACCGAAGGAGAGTCGTGACCGACCCGCACCTGACGACGTACGACGCCCACGAACGCGCCCGCGCGATGATCCTGGTCCTCCACGGCGGGAAGCCGCGCTCGGCGCAGACGATCGACGGGCGCAGCGCGTCGTGGCGCCGGGCGCTGTGGCTGCAGCGCGAGATCGCCGACCGGGCGCACGAGGCGGGCGCGGGCGTGTGGCTGGTGCGCTACCGCCAGCGGGGGTGGAACGGCGGCGTCGACCGGGCGGCCGACGCCCGCTGGGCCCTCGACGCGGTGCGCGATGCGCACGGCGAGGTCCCGATCGTGCTGCTGGGCCACTCGATGGGTGCGCGGGTCGCCGTGCACGTCGCCGACGACCCGTCCGTGGTGGGCGTCGTCGGCCTGGCCCCGTGGTGGTCGGCGGAGGACCCGGTCGACACGCTCGCGGGGCGCACGCTCCGGGCCGCCCACGGCCGTCGCGACCGCATCACGTCCTTCCGCGAGACCGCCCGCTACGTCGAGCGGGCGCGGGCCGTGGCCGACGCGGCTGACCTGCACGACATGGGCGCCCTCGGGCACTACATGCTCACCGGCTCACGCCGGTGGCACGACTGGGCGATCGGGGCCTCGCTCGAGGTGCTCGGCAGCCACGTCACTTCCTCCGAGCACTGAGGCACGTCCGGGACGGCCGTCGCCCGTCCCGTCAGGCTCGTCGGCCGGTCAGAGGTTGCGGGCGACTGTCGCCGAGAGGCGCACCGCACGCGCAGCCCAGGCGGGCGTCGCGCCCGCGAGCCCGCAGGTCGGGCTGACGACGAGCCGCTCCCGCACCACCTCCGGGTCGAGGCCGAGCATGTCGAGCCAACGCTGGACCCGCTCGGTGATCCGGGCGTCCGACGGGTCGGCGGACGGCTCGGTCGAGGGCACCACGCCCAGCACAGCCGTACGCCCCGACTCGAGGACCTCCGCGAAGGTGTCGAGGTCGCCCGCGCCGAGCATGTCGAGGTCGGCCGACAGCCCGCTCACTCCGGTGCCGGCGACCAGCGACCACGGCACCTGCGGCGCGCAGGAGTGCACCCAGGCCTCGGCGCCGGCAGCGGTGATCGCGGAGACGACCCACTCCAGGTGCGCCGATGCCTCGGGGAGGTCGACCTTGCGGTGGCGGCCGAACCCGCTGGCGGTGGGGACCTGGGCATTGACGACCGCGGCCAGGGCTGGTTCGTCGACCTGCACGACCCAGCGCTCGACGCCGCGCAGGCGCCGGCGCAGGTCGGCGAGGTGCTCGCCGATGCCCTCGGCCAGCGCCTGGGCGAGCTCGCGGCGGGCGCCGTGGTCGCTGAGCACCTTGTCGCCGCGCGGCTTCTCGACGGTGGCCGCGAGCGTCCACGGCCCGGCCACCTGCGTCTTGAAGGCGCCGACGTAGTCCTGCGCGAGCTCCTCGACGGTGTCGAGGTCCTGGGCCAGCAGGGAGCGAGCGCGTCGGTGGTCGGCGCCGCTGGCGTCGGTCAGCCGCCAGCCGGCGGGCTGGAGGTCGGCCGCCAGGCCGGCGACCACGGCGAGGCCGCGACCAGTCATCTGGGCGCCCACCCCACGGCCCGGCAGCTCCGGCACGTGCGGGAGGTCGGGGAGCTCCCCGAGCACGAGGCGCGTCGCCTCGGCGAAGTCGTCGTCGGTCGTGCCGGGCACGGACCCGATGCCGGTCGCGGTGCTCATGCCTCACCTGCCTCGACCAGCAGCCGCGCCCCGGCGCCGTCGACGGAGCGGGTCGAGGCGCTGACCAGCGCTACCCCGACGCCGTGGTCGCGGTCGATCCCGACGAACGACCGGAAGCCGCCCGTCCCGCCGTTGTGCCAGGTCACGGTCCGGCGCAGCATCGGTCCGGTGAGCCAGCCCGCCCCGATCCGCATCGTGCCCACGAACGGGGCGGTGGGTTCGAGGGCGTCGGCACCCGCGACCGTCCGGTCGAGCATCGCGCGCAGCAGCACCGCCAGGTCCGCGGCCGACGCGCGGACGCCGCCGGCGGGAGCGATCGCGTCGTTGGCCCACGGCTCGACCTCGCGGCCTGCGCGGTTGCGGGGTGCGACCGCACCGGGGCGGAGCTGGTGGGGCGCGAGCGGGACGTAGGTGTCGACCAGGCCGAGCGGCTCGGCGATCCGCTGCGCGACGAGGTCGGGGTAGGGCGTCGCGGCAGCGGACGCGACCGCGTGCCCGAGCAGCTGGAACCCGAGGTTGGAGTAGGCCGGCCCGGGCTTGCCGGGCTCCACGCCGTCGAGGTGTGCCAGGAGGCCGCTGAGGTCCTCGCGGTAGGGGTTGCGCCCCGAGCGCCAGAGCGCCCACGTGCGACGGAGCACGTCGCCGCCGGCCAGCCGGGGCAGCCCGGAGGTATGGGTGGCGAGCGCGGACAGCCGGACGTCCGCCAGTGCCGGCGGGACGGCGAGGTGCTCGCCCAGGCGTGCGTCCTCGGCGAGGGTGCCGCGGGCGACGGCGTCGCGCCACAGGAACCCGGTCACGCCCTTGGAGACCGACCCGAGCTCCACGTCGTCGTGGACGTCCGCACCGACCGCGTCGACCTCGGCGCCGCCAGGGGTGACCCGCGCGACGACGTACGTCGTGTGCTTCGGCCCGAGCAGCTCGCCGGCCTTCTCACCGAGGGTGCTCACGTGTGGACCCCGACGGGGCGGGTCGCAGCGATGGTGGCCGAACCGACGACCCGGGTGCCGTCGTAGATCACCACGGCCTGTCCGGGGGCGATGCCCTCGGCGGGGTCGAGCAGGTCGACGACGACGTGGTCCCCCTCGACGACGACCACCGCACGGTGCTCCGCGCCGTGGGCGCGCAGCTGCACGGTCCCCTCGACACGCTCGGGCACCGTCCCGCACCACCGCGGCCGGATGCCCTCGACGCGGTCGACCGCGAGCTGTTCGCGCGGTCCGACGGTCACGGTGGCGCTGACCGGCTCGATGTCCAGCACGAAGCGGGGCTTGCCGTCCGGGGCGGGGGTGCCCAGGCGCAGCCCTCGGCGCTGTCCGATGGTGAAGCCGTAGGTGCCGGTGTGCGTGCCCACCGTCTCCCCGGTGGTGGCGTCGACGATGTCGCCGCCGTGGTTGGGCGCGCGATCGCCGAGCTTCTCGCGCAGCCAGCCGGCGTTGTCGCCGTCGGCGACGAAGCAGATGTCGTGGGAGTCGGGCTTGTCGGCCACGAGCAGCCCGCGCCGTGCGGCCTCCTCGCGCACCAGGGGCTTGGGGGTGTCCCCCAGCGGGAACAGGGAGTGCCGCAGCTGCTGCTGGTCGAGCACGCCGAGGACGTAGGACTGGTCCTTGCCGTGGTCGGTGGCCCGGTGCATCTCGACCAGGCCGTCGGCGCCGGTGCGCAGCTGGGCGTAGTGGCCGGTCGCCACCGCGTCGAAGCCCAGCGCCAGGGCCCGGTCCAGCACCGCGGCGAACTTGATCTTCTCGTTGCACCGCAGGCAGGGGTTGGGCGTGCGGCCGGCGGCGTACTCGTCCATGAAGTCCTCCACGACGTCCTCGTGGAACCGCTCGGACAGGTCCCAGACGTAGAACGGGATGCCGATGACGTCGGCCGCGCGGCGCGCGTCGTTGCTGTCCTCGATGGTGCAGCAGCCACGGGCGCCGGAGCGGTACGACGCGGGGTTGCGGCTCAGCGCCAGGTGCACGCCGGTGACGTCGTGACCGGCCTCGACGGCGCGCGCTGCGGCGACGGCGGAGTCCACCCCGCCGGACATGGCGGCGACGACCCTCATCGGTTCCCCTTCATCGGGCCCGGGCGGCCCGCGCGCGCTCCACCACGGGGCCGATCGCCTCCACGAGGCGGTCGATGTCGGCGGGGGTGGTGCTGTGGCCGAGGGAGAAGCGCAGCGAGTGGCGCGCCTGGTCGTCGTCGCAGCCCATCGCGAGCAGCACGTGGGACGGCTGCGGGACGCCGGCGGAACAGGCCGACCCCGTGGAGCACTCGATGCCGCGCGCGTCGAGGAGCATCAGCAGCGAGTCGCCCTCGCAGCCCGGGAAGCCGATGTGGGCGTTGCCGGGCAGCCGGAGCGGGCCGGGCGGGGCGCCGTGGAGGTGGGCGTCGGGGACGACCTCCACCACCCGGCGCAGCAGGTCGTCACGCAGCGCGGAGACGCGGGCGGCGTGGTCGTGCTGGTGCTTCACCGACTCCTCCACCGCGGCGGCGAGCCCCGCGATCGCGGGGACGTCGAGCGTGCCGCTGCGGATGTCGCGCTCCTGCCCGCCTCCGTGCACGAGCGCACTGACGGCCAGGTCGCGGCGTACGACGAGGGCGCCCACGCCGTAGGGACCGCCCACCTTGTGGCCGGTGAAGGTCAGCGCGTCGACGCCCGAGGCGGCGAAGTCGACCGGCACCTGCCCGAGCGCCTGCACGGCGTCGGTGTGCACGGGGACCTGGTGCTCGGCGGCGATCGCGACCACCTCGTCGATCGGCTGGAGCGAGCCGACCTCGTTGTTGGCCCACATCACCGACACGAGTGCCACGGACGCCGGGTCGCGCGCGATGGAGGCCCGGAGCGCCTCGACGTCGAGGATCCCCTGGGACGAGACGGGCAGGAGCTCGACGTCGGCACCGTCGTAGGTCGCCAACCAGTCCAGCGGGTCGAGCACGGCGTGGTGCTCGATCGCCGTGGACAGGATGCGGGTGCGGCGCGGGTCCTGCTCGCGGCGCGCCCAGAAGATGCCCTTCAACGCGAGGTTGTCCGACTCCGTGCCGCCGGAGGTGAAGACGACGTCGCCGGGCCGGGCGCCGATGACGCCCGCGATCGTCTCGCGCGACTCCTCCACGATGCGTCGCGCCCCGCGCCCCGAGGCGTGCAGCGAGCTCGCGTTGCCCACGCCGGTCAGGTGCCGGGTCATGGCCTCGATCGCGGCCGGCAGCATGGGCGTGGTCGCGGCGTGGTCGAGGTAGACGAGCGGCTGGGTCATGACCTGCCAAGCGTACGGGGCCTCCGTGCGCGAACCGGCCCCGCATGTCCCCGCCTGCGCCTAGGCTCGCGAGGTGCGCATGTCCCGGGCCTGGCTGACCAGCCTCCTGCTGGTGCCGCTGCTGGCCTGCCAGGCGCAGCCACCCGCCGACGACGGCCCCTCGCCGCGCGACCTGCCGGACAGCAGCGGGACACCGGCGGGGATGGACCAGTCCCTGCGCGACGCCGCGCTCGAGGTGGTCGAGGCCCGCGAGCGCGCGCTCGTCGACGGTGACCGGGAGGCGTTCCTGGCGACCGTCGACCCCGACGAGCTCGGCTTCTCCGCGACGCAGGCGCGCTGGTTCGACAACCTGGCTCAGCTCCCGGTGACCGACGTGTCCTACGAGCTCGGCGACGAGGACGTGATGACGCGGGTCGCCGGCGAGGGCGACCTCCAGCTCCCGGTCGACTTCACGATGCGGCTGCGCGGCTTCGACCGCCGGCCGGTGACCCAGCGGATGGTGTGGACCTTCGTGCGCAGCGGCGACGACGCGCTGCTGGTCGAGGACCGCAACACCCAGATCGACGCCCAGACCGGTTGGACGCCGGCCCCGTGGGACCTCGCCCACATCGACGTACGCCGCTCCGACGGGATCCTCGCGGTCTTCGACGAGGACACCGCCGAGCACGGCTCCTACGTCATGAGCGACCTCGCCGAGGCGACCGCCGTCGTGCGTAGCCACCTGCCCGGATGGTCCGGGAAGTTCGTGGCCTACGGCATCTCCGACGTCACCGCGCTCGACCGGATGAGCGCGATGACGGTGGCCGACACCGCTGCCGTCGCCTTCCCTGTCATGTCCCGCCCGGGCGGTCCGGCAGCGGCCTACCGCTTCGCGGTGAACCCCACCGTGGTCGGCGACGTGCTCGCGCGCGGACGGGTCTTCCGCCACGAGCTGGTCCACGTCGCCCTCGGCACCACCGACGACCGCTCGC
This sequence is a window from Nocardioides sp. S5. Protein-coding genes within it:
- the gatC gene encoding Asp-tRNA(Asn)/Glu-tRNA(Gln) amidotransferase subunit GatC codes for the protein MPEITREEVAHLATLARIDLSDAELDHLAPQLSVILESVASINGVAGDDVPPTSHAIPLTNVFREDVVVPGLSAEEALSGAPAVEEQRFSVPRILGEEA
- a CDS encoding calcium-binding protein, whose translation is MRIVRSLVPALVATAGLAAPLAVVPTAQAAAVSCGGLRATIVGNNKANVLTGTARRDVIVARGGNDTIRGIGGNDVICAGDGADTVAGGDGDDRLFGETDSLRIDQFGRVLKKGDTITGGAGDDTIDLGYDPRAASDGTRVVLDGVSYAQAPAPVVVDFRAAGTVPVAADGNDTVTGYDDGVRVVGTALGDTIKGTNSDDAIFVRGGDDTVFGRGGDDTIAADASGATGNDRLYGDAGDDDLSGTLGNDQFVGGSGNDTLTSASQLRQVMRGGSGLDTITFPIPGESGFVAKGYGGQDKLRLLPNSNLAIKPTVRIDQVRKTTIRDLPYTIEGVINGFSDVILPARALSVFKGSNESEVITAHPDYRAMIYGRGGADVLTGSDEPDRLEGGNGFDIVRGRGGNDTCKSAEKRSSC
- the ligA gene encoding NAD-dependent DNA ligase LigA; translation: MSTSDAAARDAAVASAPPEALERHRELSEQVDDARWRYYVLDDPTLSDADFDARLRELEALEDDYPELRTPDSPTQKVGGAVSTEFTAVDHLQRMESLDNAFSFDELGAWHARILREGIDAPALLCELKVDGLAINLLYEQGRLVRALTRGDGRTGEDVTPNVKTIASVPHRLSGSDEHPVPALVEVRGEVFLPIDAFERLNAAMVEAGKPMFANPRNAAAGSLRQKDPRVTATRDLGMVCHGIGAREGFEPTAQSAAYDALQAWGLPTSEQVRVVSTLAEVEEFITHVGEHRHTIVGHEIDGLVVKVDDVSLQRRLGSTSRAPRWAIAFKYPPEEVNTLLRSIEVNVGRTGRVTPYGVMEPTKVAGSTVENATLHNAHEVKRKDVRPGDTVILRKAGDVIPEILGPVLALRPKGLRPWRMPTRCPACRTPLAQQKEGDKDLRCPNHEKCPAQVRERVFHVAGRGAFDIEGLGYEAAVALLDAGVITNEGDLFDLDEAALLRAPLFTRAPKKGEEGPQLSANGARLLANLRERRAAVPLWRVLVALSIRHVGPTAARALATEFGSMTAIREASEEALAATDGVGPTIAASVREWFHGASVGDAESEEVGDNAEWHNAIVDAWAAAGVSMADQRDESVPRTLEGLTVVATGSLQQFTRDSVKEAIISRGGKAAGSVSKKTDYVVVGENAGSKADKAEQLGVPVLDEEQFTVLLEKGPAGLE
- a CDS encoding TetR/AcrR family transcriptional regulator, which translates into the protein MTPVETGTRPRVAGEREMEILEATLEVLDEVGYDLLTMDAVAARAKASKATLYRRWKGKPELVVAAIMAHKGETVVPDTGSLRGDLLAAYCGSGGLNDPLAKSVLSAVVIAMGRDPEFAEVYRRDFIGPKIAVSRAIYDRARARGEVHPDVDLDVLAPALAGIVLHRAFLLGEAVTPDLVERILDQVVLPAALHGPASAPRPTV
- a CDS encoding MFS transporter is translated as MTDLAPVADEVTPEQHKRLRWALVLISLAQLMVVLDSTIANIALPFIGADLDIDQANLSWIVTGYALTFGGFLLLGGRLADLYGRRRIFIVGVLVFAVASLIGGFAYNEVMLLSARALQGIGAAMASPAALALITTTFPAGRERNRAFAVYAAMAGVGAAVGLILGGWLTGLDPILGLEGWRYTFLIVVPIGLAAAFFAPRFFDESEPHTGWLDVPGAITGTGGLLAIVYGLSRAGDERYGWDDTTTIASLVVGVALLGLFLLVESRVQHPLMPFRIFRSKNRAAAFAVMMIVPAAMFAMFFFLSLFIQLVVGYSPLQTGVAFLPFSIAMIISATTASKLIGFVDPRYLSGVGTLLSGAALYGFSRITVPEDPSSILASMPTALGGQGVALGDGVNYWTQILPFIVLMAFGMGLNFVPLTLVAVHHLRAQDTGIGSGVLNTMQQVGGALGLATLSTVSLHFAQTRADDIAPSIAAAAPDLDPAALGQLASLGAFTEGATMAFFVGALMMLAASAIVWLFLDVKHEELATEAAPEGVGVH
- a CDS encoding alpha/beta fold hydrolase, whose amino-acid sequence is MTDPHLTTYDAHERARAMILVLHGGKPRSAQTIDGRSASWRRALWLQREIADRAHEAGAGVWLVRYRQRGWNGGVDRAADARWALDAVRDAHGEVPIVLLGHSMGARVAVHVADDPSVVGVVGLAPWWSAEDPVDTLAGRTLRAAHGRRDRITSFRETARYVERARAVADAADLHDMGALGHYMLTGSRRWHDWAIGASLEVLGSHVTSSEH
- a CDS encoding methionine synthase, whose amino-acid sequence is MSTATGIGSVPGTTDDDFAEATRLVLGELPDLPHVPELPGRGVGAQMTGRGLAVVAGLAADLQPAGWRLTDASGADHRRARSLLAQDLDTVEELAQDYVGAFKTQVAGPWTLAATVEKPRGDKVLSDHGARRELAQALAEGIGEHLADLRRRLRGVERWVVQVDEPALAAVVNAQVPTASGFGRHRKVDLPEASAHLEWVVSAITAAGAEAWVHSCAPQVPWSLVAGTGVSGLSADLDMLGAGDLDTFAEVLESGRTAVLGVVPSTEPSADPSDARITERVQRWLDMLGLDPEVVRERLVVSPTCGLAGATPAWAARAVRLSATVARNL
- a CDS encoding serine hydrolase domain-containing protein, giving the protein MSTLGEKAGELLGPKHTTYVVARVTPGGAEVDAVGADVHDDVELGSVSKGVTGFLWRDAVARGTLAEDARLGEHLAVPPALADVRLSALATHTSGLPRLAGGDVLRRTWALWRSGRNPYREDLSGLLAHLDGVEPGKPGPAYSNLGFQLLGHAVASAAATPYPDLVAQRIAEPLGLVDTYVPLAPHQLRPGAVAPRNRAGREVEPWANDAIAPAGGVRASAADLAVLLRAMLDRTVAGADALEPTAPFVGTMRIGAGWLTGPMLRRTVTWHNGGTGGFRSFVGIDRDHGVGVALVSASTRSVDGAGARLLVEAGEA
- the mnmA gene encoding tRNA 2-thiouridine(34) synthase MnmA; its protein translation is MRVVAAMSGGVDSAVAAARAVEAGHDVTGVHLALSRNPASYRSGARGCCTIEDSNDARRAADVIGIPFYVWDLSERFHEDVVEDFMDEYAAGRTPNPCLRCNEKIKFAAVLDRALALGFDAVATGHYAQLRTGADGLVEMHRATDHGKDQSYVLGVLDQQQLRHSLFPLGDTPKPLVREEAARRGLLVADKPDSHDICFVADGDNAGWLREKLGDRAPNHGGDIVDATTGETVGTHTGTYGFTIGQRRGLRLGTPAPDGKPRFVLDIEPVSATVTVGPREQLAVDRVEGIRPRWCGTVPERVEGTVQLRAHGAEHRAVVVVEGDHVVVDLLDPAEGIAPGQAVVIYDGTRVVGSATIAATRPVGVHT